The genomic segment TAATGAAAGAAAATTGTATTTCTCTGGGTTGTCATTGCACCAACTCTCCATCTACCCCACCCAGGTCCCAGTGAGGCAGAGGGGTTCCAGCTCGAGATGAGTGGTCTTCTGTCTGAGCTGGCCTGTCCTTACAATGTCCTCACCACAGGAGATGTCACCCAGAGGCTGCTCAACAAGACAAACTGCCTACTGCTCATCAGTATGTGAACAGCATAAGTCAACCTTCTCCCTGTGTTGTCAGTTTCCCTATCATTTATAGAATTCATATTAATACAGTATGATGATTGTCGTTTGAATGATATGCTCTCGCTCTCAGCCTTTCTGATCTCGGAGCTGGAGGCCTCCAGGATGATCCTGGTCAACAAGCCTCAGAAGGCAGCCCAGGAGGCCGGAGGCAGTGTTGTCTTTATGGAGCTGAAGGGAATCTGTGTGTCCCTGGGCATGTCCAAACCCCCAGCCAACATCACCATGTTCCAGTTCTTCAGTGGGATCGAGAAGAAGGTCAGTCCATGTCACACCAGGCTATGTCAGTATTATGTTATGATAGGTATGTGTCTTTTTGTTGAATGCAGCTATACTTTAGCTAAGGTTTGGTTCTCTCAACATTAATATTCTCTCCTTTTTTCCTCAGCTGAAAGAAGCTCTAGCCAAAGTGCCATCAACTCATGTTGGGGGTCCTCTGATGAAGAAGGCACTTGGACCAGTTCACTTTGTAATACCCTTAAAAACAATAAAGATGTGCATAGCGGAATACATTTCCCACTGCAAACCAAAATATATGTTACATTCTTAAGCAGCGTACTATACTGCAGTCCACTTTGTCCTGCATTGTTGGAGCTCGAATCTccaagaatttcactgtaccctgtaattacatctgcaaccctgtacatgtgactattaaacgtTCTAATTTACATTTCTCTTTTACAGGAAAAAATCGAAGCCATCAATCAAGCACTTGTGAATGAGTATGAAGTCCGAAGGAAGATGTTGTTGAAACGTCTTGACGTGACAGTTCAGTCCTTTGGTTGGTCTGACAAAGCTAAGGTGAGAACTCTGTACTGGGAAGATTGTTATAATTATTCAAAGTGTAACTGGTTGTGGTTGTAGTCTGTGTTATTCATTTACAGCATATTTGCAATCACAATGCATTTGTACTGTAAACAATTGAGTACTGTATGTAGAAATTGAATTTCTATTGTTACACAGAAACATGCTGAAAAGCTGGCCAATGTATACCCGCCTTTGCGTTCAACCCTCGCCACAAAGAGCAAAGTCTCGGTGGCTCACCTCTTTGCTGCACGAGAGGACCTCTCCAAGATTATGCGCACAAGTAGTGGCAGGATAAGGGAGAAGACTGCTTGTGCCATTAACAAGGTAGGGAGCAGATTTGTAATTCTCCACTTGCTAACTTTTAACATTTATCTCAATACTACCTTGAGAGCTGCTGTCACATTGTTTTTTCATACTTCATGtcaagaaaatattttaaaactaTTTTGGCTACTTTGGCTGTGCTGTCAGAAACCCCCCCCTGGCTTGTACACGTTCTGTTgattaacttttttttattttaatttttgttGTGCAGGTTCTAATGGGACGTGTGCCAGACAGAGGTGGGCGACCCACTGAGATTGAGGCCCCCCCACCAGAGATGCCCACCTGGCAGAAGAGGCAAGACGGTCCACAGGGAGGTGGACACTATGGCAGTGGTGGACGAGGAGGCAGCAGGGGGGGCTACGACCAACACTCTCAGGGGGGCCGAGGGGGTTACGAGCGAGGAGGAGCGGGTTATGAAAGGGgcgggaggggtggaggagggggtggcAGAGGGGGCAAGGTGCAGGGAGGCTGGTCGGACggaggagggggtggtggtggtggtggtggtggtggtggtggtggtggttaccaGGGTCATAACCAGGAAGGAGGTGGCCACcaagggggtggggggagaggaggTTACGGGGGTGGAAAATTTCAAGGGGGCTTCCAGGGCCCTGGTTACCCTGCAGGAGGGCATCAAGGCGGAGGAGGTGGTTACCAACATGACAACCACAATCAAGAAGGAGGTCGCCACCAGGACAGGGGTGGCAGAGGGGGTCGCGGGGGTAGGGGAAGAGGTGATAGTAGAGGAAGAGGTGATGGTAGGGGAAGAGGACAGGGGGGAGGTTGGCGAGGGGGTCAGAATTTGAACCAAGGAGGACAGTTTGAACAGTTCTTCCAGCAGGGTGGCCAGCAGTACAATCAAGCAGGCTTTAGCCAGGGGAGCAAAAACTACACTAGTTGAAAAGAAAGTGCAGGCCACTGAAGCAGAGATCATGCAAGAGCCATGAAGTGAAAACGCCTTATTTTCTAAATGTGAATATTAATATAAAGCATGGTTATTATAATTTCTTCCCTAAACCGAATAAGAATGTGGAGAGTGACCATGTCTCCAACAGAAGAGAAAAAGTCCAAGTCATGCATGACATGAGAGCTCAAACAAACCAGACTTTTCCACAATTCCATGGCTGTTAACAAATGACTGTTCCCATGTGTTCTTTTGCATATGTGAGTGCTTTTGTGTTTATGCTGTGTTCCACTATCTTGCCACATGAAAGTTGAAGCCAATGTTTGCCATTGTAACACCTAAATTATAAAGCCTTATTTTGAAGATTATTTGAAAAAGGAGTTGAATGTCATGTAACTACATATGATAAGGTGACAATTGTGGAAGTATTGTAGTCCATCCTTAGTTAATTTAATTAATACTTGAAAAGAAACAAGCTTTATTTctccagtgttttttttttgtaagcTTTGGTTTACATTATTGTTACTAGGAATGGGTTAAAAATAAGCTTGAGCCTCAAATGTTTTGCTGTTGCAAATAGTTTTGACTGGTATCTCCTCTATTACTTATTTAAAATATGCCACCTAATGATGCTTATAAACAAAATTGTGTACATACTTGGATGTAAGAAAGACTACTTGGAAGTGTGAATGAATGAGAGGTGAGCAATAAAATCTAATTGATTTAACATGCCTGTCATCTTTATTTGGTCATACTTTCAGCTTAATTGTGACCACCAGTATTTTGTACACAATTTGAAAACCAGTGGACCCACATTAGCTCCGCATATCAATTAATGCTTGATCATAATGTAATCAAAGATTATAGTTTAAAAACGTGCTCTAATGCTATTGCTAATCCTTGgtgggcttttattttgaaatgcaGGATACCGGATGTTGTACACTTTACAGCTTGAAGTTCTTCCGCTTTCAGTCACTCGCCAGCTACTTCAAAGCAAGCGAACTAATGAGTAAATGTTTGTTTTGACATTCGGGGTTTCCCTGATAAGTCTTGATAGCTAGCATTAATGTAATTGCCGTCATCATTTGACGGCTACAATGTTTCGTGGTTTTCACCATCCCGGAGAACTTCCTCGGGGCCCTGCTCCCTTAGGCCACCCATCCCATGTACAGCCACCCGGTCCCAGCTACGGAGGGCCCTTTGGCCCGCCACCCCACGTTCCAATGCCTGGACACTTACCTCCTGGATCTTGTCATCCTTTCTTACCTCCCGGATCGGGAAGTGAATACCTCCACAGGCCCATGAGGGAACATTATATCAATGTACGTAGCTAACGTTGTCAGCTAATGTGCTTCACAACAAATCCATAGCTAGTCGATATATTCTTTAGTTTGTTCCTTGATAAAAATGTATTAATGCTTAAACTAGGATACTGGTAGACATGGTGCACTCAGCCAAAACACCATAATGTTAATGATTACAATGGTCAGCTATCTAGTATGCTGATGTTTACATGTTGTTTGTACCTCAACCAGACTCCACACTGCAGCAGTTACTCCATTGACCGCAGCACAGTGATCAGTCTGGGTGGTCAACAGATTCTCCCACCAGACACACAGCATCTTCAGATGCCACAGTGGCCCGCCAATCCTTTGGAATCATGTCAAAGAGACAAGAGGTGGGGAAATGTCAAGATTCAAGGATTTTGTGATGCATAGCCTAGTTCACAACCTCTTTCAGCTATGGCTAATCTAAACAGTTTTTACTTGTATTTCAGTGAGAACTTGACAGCTGGGGAAGAATTCCTCAGATGCCTTGCAGCTAATAAGCCAGTCCCTGACTTCCTCAAAGGAGTCAACCTGTTGGACGCAGGGAAGGCAGTCAAGGCTCCAGGTGTACCAGAAAACCGGGGTTATGAGAGGCAGAGACTCCGGAGCAAATCTCGCAGTCCAGCGAAGGAAAGCAGGGGCAGGAGTAAGAGCCGAGCAAAGAGCCAGGTAAGAAGCAAGAGCCGGGCAAGAAGCAAGAGCTGTCCGCGCAGCAGAAGTCGTACCCGAGGGAAAAGCCGGGCAAGAAGCAAAAGCCGACCACGAAGCAGGAGTCGCAGTCGTGGAAAGAGCCAGGTCAGAAGCAAGAGCAAGGCTCGTAGTAGGAGCCGGAGCCGAGGGAAAAGTCGGGTGAGAAGCAAAAGCAGATCGAGGAGTAGGAGTCGCAGCTATGGAAAGAGCCGGGGCAGAGTGGACCATCATTCCGACCACAGGGACAAAAGGAGCCCCATTCGGAGCTGTAGCAGCAGGATCAGTAATCACTCCTCCGTACACAATGACCTGCTCGAGGGCTTGAAACGGGTTATGAACAGCAAGCAACTGGAGGACAGTATGCCTTCCATCAAGAATGCCATTCTCACAATACAGGTATAGTATGAGAAAGTCATGGGTTGTTATGGGGTATGTTTAGTTAATGATGTTCTACAAACATGGCGAGGCCCATTTTTTATTTATATCTGCAGTGAAGACTAGACAATCTAACAAATGTAAAATCAAACCTCAATACCTCAAAATGTCTTTTCTGTTTGTTCCATAGGCCAATAACTTTAGCAGAGATATCCAGAGCAGCAGAGCAATCCAGAGCAACTGTCTTCCATGTGGACCAGTCTTGGCCAGCAGACAGGAATTTCTTCAAGCCTCAGATGGGCCCAAGCCAGTCAGCAGACAGGAGGAGACCGACAGCAATCTTCTCCCCCACGAGAGAGTGGGCTGTGACTTCTCCTGGCTGCAGGGCACCAGGGAGGTCTCGCCTGTTCAGAAGCTGGAGGAGGTCGAGGATGAGGAGAACTTCCTCTATGGGAATGAGGATAACCAGTCAAAACAACGCCCTGCCACTCTGCCTTTTGCACCGTCCACCTCCATTACCCAGCAGAGCGATGCAGAGATCTCCCCAGCAGGCCCACCCTACTATCAAAGCCAGCCTCTGTTCGGGAACCATGGTGAAGTCCTGGAGTTCAAGATGCCTCCTCAACCGGTCCAGTCCAGTGTGAGGCCTGAGCAGAGGGTGCAGCCTGTTCCTGATGTGAAGCCCGCCCCCACTGTGAAGGAATGTGAGGAGTTTAAGACCATGTTGAAGAACATTGGACTGAATCTGTGCACATCAGAGATCAGTAAGATGATGGTCAAGCTGCAGCAACAGAAGgaggggaagatgccagagcagaagagggaggagaaagtgCCATCACCAGCACCAGTGCTGCCTCTTCCTCTTGTAATTGGGGCATCACAGGAGCCCAGACTGGCCTCACCAGCACTCGGGACAGCACCAATACGACAAGCATTGGAGTCATTACAGTTCATTATTAAAGGTTAGAGCAgtcatatataaatacatttgatttgatgtatgtactttattttttaaataagcattttgtgcatatggaacatttctgggatcttttatctcaattcatgaatatatatatatacacatacatacacacacacacacacaaaacccattCACTCTTACAGGAAAAATGtgaatctatactgaacaaaatataaatgcaacaatttcaatgattttactgagttgaagttcatataaggaaatatgtcaataaaaataaattcattaggccctaatctatggatttcacatgactggccaGGGGCACAATCATGGCTGGGCccgggagggcataggcccacccacttgggagccaagcccacccactggggagccagccaatcaaaaagtgtttttccccactgaagggctttattacagacagaaatactcctcagtttcatcagctgtccgggtggctggtctcagacgaccccgcaggtgaagaagccgggtgtagaggtcctggattggcgtggttgcatgtggtctgcgattgtgaggcccGTTGgcacaaattctctaaaatgacattggaggcagcttatggcagagaaattaacattcaattttcttgcaacagctttggtggacattcctgcagtcaacatgccaattgcaagctccctcaaaacttaagacatctgtggtattctgttataatctccacccggcacagccagaagaggactggccaccccacatagcctggttcctctctaggtttcttcctaggttttggcctttcatgggagtttttcctagccaccgtgcttctacacctgcattgcttgctgtttggggttttaggctgggtttctgtacagcactttgagatatcagctgatgtacgaagggctatataaataaatttgatttgatttgttgtgtgacaaaactgcacattttagtggccttccATTGTCCCcagcatctgtgtaatgatcatggcttttaatcagcttcctgatatgccacacctgtcaggtggatggattatcttggcaatggagaaatgctcactaatagggatgattctacacctgcattgcttgctgtttggggtttcaggctgggtttctgtacagccctttgagatatcagctgatgtaagggctatataaatacatttgatttgatgtatgtactttatttttttaaataagcattttgtgcatatggaacatttctgggatcttttatctCAATTCATGAAACTTGGGACCAACACTACATTTTTGTTCCGTATATATTAAGGATGCGACTAATTGCAATTTTCTTCCTTTCTTTAGCAACAAGGGAGAAAAGGGCCAATAGTGATCCACATGATGGCAACCATTCCCAAAGGAATTCAGACAAACAGAAGGTAACATTTACTCGGCAGTGTCATTCCAATCACACTCTTTTTTTTCCCTCTGAGACAAATCTCACTATTACTGATCATAATTACTCCTGATGTTTGTTGTGTCACAGCATGTTGTGATGTCTAAATTATAAAACACTGCATTTTAACATTGTGATGAAATGGGACTTTCTAGAGCAAAGATGAGGAGAGTCAGAGGAGATCGAGACATGACCAAATGAAAAGGAAAGAAACTCTTGTGAAGGAACTGGAGGAATTGCTAAAGCAGGATGGTATAGTATTGTTCATTATAGACCTGTCTTTCTACCCAGTCTTTCTCTATCTACATATAAATGActggtaggccgccattgtaaataagaatttgttcttaactgacttgccttgttaaatataaataaatataagtgTTATTTTTGTTGCCATCATTACTTGGTAATAGAATGACACCTAAATGCCTTTTCATTCGTATATTCAGGGTCTACCTTTTTGATTCCGGTCATCGGGTTCTACTGTCAGAGGTGTGAGGAGTTCTTCGGAGACCTGACCACTGCTGAGGGCCATGCAGCAACCCACCGGCGGAATGAGCCTAGCATGGCATGTACCTAGCTACATTCTCTCGCCCCACACAGTAACCCAACTGTATACACTGCATTGACCAAAGAAACAGCATAGTTAAACCATTGCGTTGTGCAACCGAAATCACCCCTCAGTATAAACTTTAGGTTCCTTTCCAGTCCACTTGTCTTCAGCATCCATAGAAAAGTCAAATTCCCCAAAAGATTTGTGGTATTATAATCCCAAACTGTAGCTACTTGTTTCACCTTGTCTATAGCAGCAGCATGGAGACAGACGACCTGGAGAGGACCGAAGACACCCTAGCCATTACATCGGGCACCCCCTGGGTCCAGAGTGGAGGGACCAGGGAGACCCAAGAGATCAGAGGTATCGCAAACTAGACGAGGGCCCAAAGGGTTACAGGGAGAAGATCTACGTGAAAGAGGAACGCCCTGGAAGCCCCAGGATAAAGATGCCGATGGTCCGTGGGCACACCCCACCAGGTCTGCAGAaggccagggggagagaggaggggagggtggataAGGGCTCTTGTGCTGCTTCCTCTGGGAAATATGGTAGGGTCAAACTGGAGGTGGTGGAGACCAAAGGAAAGCCCAACGTGGAAGTATGTGACAAGAAGGACAAAGATAAAGGAGAAAGCAGTTCTAACAGTGATGACGAGAAAGACAAATCTCCTAAAGGCAAcaaaaagaaaaagaagaaggagaaaaagaagaaggaaaagaagaagaagaagaagaaggaaaagGGTTAGAAGTAATAGCTGCTGTACTGCATGTCCTGGTTTGATTGTACTGTATCTCTGGAGGACCTGGCCTTGGGTCATTGTTTGGCATCATTGCAGCGGTTTTCAGAAGTTGGTGCTTTTAATGTTAAAAAGAAGCAGTATTCCTCTGATTCATTCTCTCCTTTTGGGGTTGTCTTGTTTTTCAACTAACTGTGTTGTAGTGGATAACAGCACATTTTCATTGAATGCTGTTGGAGGACAGGCCGTTCCAGGGTGCATATGCAGCATTTATGATGTCCAGAATTGTTTTGCTGCCAGCTACTGATCCTATTGTTCAGACCTTTAGTTACTGTAGATGTTTATTAAATAACCCTCTTTATATTGGGCCATGTTTGTGTATATTTCACCCGGTACAACCTTGATTTAGTGCTTTGAGTGTTATCAAATGTACTTTTTCCATTTAAAGGTCAACTGCCATTTGAAGCGTGTGCTGTCTTTCTTCTTATTGTTAAACCGATGAGATGGAATTATTCTGTAATGAAGAAATTCTTATACATTGTCCTCTTATAATCTAGGTCTCGGC from the Oncorhynchus kisutch isolate 150728-3 linkage group LG4, Okis_V2, whole genome shotgun sequence genome contains:
- the fam98a gene encoding protein FAM98A — encoded protein: MPTQQKCCSLVILDYSCGLINRSFITEMETDIIDSLEDLGYQGPLLEDGALEAAVSGGAAAPEFTKVCAWIVSELKLYCHLEENVHATNCPSEAEGFQLEMSGLLSELACPYNVLTTGDVTQRLLNKTNCLLLITFLISELEASRMILVNKPQKAAQEAGGSVVFMELKGICVSLGMSKPPANITMFQFFSGIEKKLKEALAKVPSTHVGGPLMKKALGPVHFEKIEAINQALVNEYEVRRKMLLKRLDVTVQSFGWSDKAKKHAEKLANVYPPLRSTLATKSKVSVAHLFAAREDLSKIMRTSSGRIREKTACAINKVLMGRVPDRGGRPTEIEAPPPEMPTWQKRQDGPQGGGHYGSGGRGGSRGGYDQHSQGGRGGYERGGAGYERGGRGGGGGGRGGKVQGGWSDGGGGGGGGGGGGGGGGYQGHNQEGGGHQGGGGRGGYGGGKFQGGFQGPGYPAGGHQGGGGGYQHDNHNQEGGRHQDRGGRGGRGGRGRGDSRGRGDGRGRGQGGGWRGGQNLNQGGQFEQFFQQGGQQYNQAGFSQGSKNYTS
- the si:ch211-195b21.5 gene encoding uncharacterized protein si:ch211-195b21.5 isoform X2, with amino-acid sequence MFRGFHHPGELPRGPAPLGHPSHVQPPGPSYGGPFGPPPHVPMPGHLPPGSCHPFLPPGSGSEYLHRPMREHYINTPHCSSYSIDRSTVISLGGQQILPPDTQHLQMPQWPANPLESCQRDKSENLTAGEEFLRCLAANKPVPDFLKGVNLLDAGKAVKAPGVPENRGYERQRLRSKSRSPAKESRGRSKSRAKSQVRSKSRARSKSCPRSRSRTRGKSRARSKSRPRSRSRSRGKSQVRSKSKARSRSRSRGKSRVRSKSRSRSRSRSYGKSRGRVDHHSDHRDKRSPIRSCSSRISNHSSVHNDLLEGLKRVMNSKQLEDSMPSIKNAILTIQANNFSRDIQSSRAIQSNCLPCGPVLASRQEFLQASDGPKPVSRQEETDSNLLPHERVGCDFSWLQGTREVSPVQKLEEVEDEENFLYGNEDNQSKQRPATLPFAPSTSITQQSDAEISPAGPPYYQSQPLFGNHGEVLEFKMPPQPVQSSVRPEQRVQPVPDVKPAPTVKECEEFKTMLKNIGLNLCTSEISKMMVKLQQQKEGKMPEQKREEKVPSPAPVLPLPLVIGASQEPRLASPALGTAPIRQALESLQFIIKATREKRANSDPHDGNHSQRNSDKQKSKDEESQRRSRHDQMKRKETLVKELEELLKQDGSTFLIPVIGFYCQRCEEFFGDLTTAEGHAATHRRNEPSMQQHGDRRPGEDRRHPSHYIGHPLGPEWRDQGDPRDQRYRKLDEGPKGYREKIYVKEERPGSPRIKMPMVRGHTPPGLQKARGREEGRVDKGSCAASSGKYGRVKLEVVETKGKPNVEVCDKKDKDKGESSSNSDDEKDKSPKGNKKKKKKEKKKKEKKKKKKKEKG
- the si:ch211-195b21.5 gene encoding uncharacterized protein si:ch211-195b21.5 isoform X1: MFRGFHHPGELPRGPAPLGHPSHVQPPGPSYGGPFGPPPHVPMPGHLPPGSCHPFLPPGSGSEYLHRPMREHYINTPHCSSYSIDRSTVISLGGQQILPPDTQHLQMPQWPANPLESCQRDKSENLTAGEEFLRCLAANKPVPDFLKGVNLLDAGKAVKAPGVPENRGYERQRLRSKSRSPAKESRGRSKSRAKSQVRSKSRARSKSCPRSRSRTRGKSRARSKSRPRSRSRSRGKSQVRSKSKARSRSRSRGKSRVRSKSRSRSRSRSYGKSRGRVDHHSDHRDKRSPIRSCSSRISNHSSVHNDLLEGLKRVMNSKQLEDSMPSIKNAILTIQANNFSRDIQSSRAIQSNCLPCGPVLASRQEFLQASDGPKPVSRQEETDSNLLPHERVGCDFSWLQGTREVSPVQKLEEVEDEENFLYGNEDNQSKQRPATLPFAPSTSITQQSDAEISPAGPPYYQSQPLFGNHGEVLEFKMPPQPVQSSVRPEQRVQPVPDVKPAPTVKECEEFKTMLKNIGLNLCTSEISKMMVKLQQQKEGKMPEQKREEKVPSPAPVLPLPLVIGASQEPRLASPALGTAPIRQALESLQFIIKATREKRANSDPHDGNHSQRNSDKQKSKDEESQRRSRHDQMKRKETLVKELEELLKQDGSTFLIPVIGFYCQRCEEFFGDLTTAEGHAATHRRNEPSMQHGDRRPGEDRRHPSHYIGHPLGPEWRDQGDPRDQRYRKLDEGPKGYREKIYVKEERPGSPRIKMPMVRGHTPPGLQKARGREEGRVDKGSCAASSGKYGRVKLEVVETKGKPNVEVCDKKDKDKGESSSNSDDEKDKSPKGNKKKKKKEKKKKEKKKKKKKEKG